Sequence from the Salvelinus namaycush isolate Seneca chromosome 24, SaNama_1.0, whole genome shotgun sequence genome:
AATATCTAAGGTCACGCCCCTCgcaccttctcctccaatgtgttttgagaaggTCGTCCATGAATAAAGGGTGCTGCAAATCACGGAAAGACTTTTGAGATTCACCCTGAATAATGCAAATAAGTTACGTCACTGAGGTCCTGAGGGTTTATTCATAGATTTTCTTTATGCATTTATCTTTTGATTAGGCACCGGAAAGACTCTTCTGGCCAGAGCGGTGGCCAGTCAGATGGACTGTAACTTCCTCAAGGTGACTAGTAGGCTACACTTTGTTTAACTCCACTGGCCTTTCTGACTCTCTTCACCATTCTTTGAAAAACTTGACTGACACTGTGTACCCCTGTGGCAGGTTGTGTCCAGCTCCATTGTGGATAAGTACATTGGAGAGAGCGCCAGGCTCATCAGGGAGATGTTCAACTACGCCAGGGACCACCAACCCTGCATAATCTTTATGGATGAGATAGACGCCATCGGTGAGCATCCTGAGCTGTAGCCTGGCCCCAGATCAGTTTGCACTGTATAGCCAACTGCTATGGTCGTTGTCAAccagttggctatacagcacaaacagttCTGGGTCCAGGCTAAGCATTCTGAACCCTGATGCCATATCTATTCCTTCTCCCTTTGCTCAGCATTGTGTGCAGTGTCTGGGAACTGGGAATGTGTTGTAATTTAAATACTTGTTTTTCTCTCCAAGGTGGCCGAAGGTTTTCAGAGGGCACGTCAGCTGACAGAGAGATCCAGAGGACTCTGATGGAGGTAAAATGAGCGACCATAACACTTAGATATGTTACATAGAATTGATATTGTTCAACAAACGTTGCTTTCTATGAGAATGATGgttcaataaaacatttatttggggAAAGACCTGGTTCTGTGGCTTGGTCCGTACAGTATATATTGTGGGGATGTTGAAGATAAGACAACTCAATGACGTGTAGCTTGCAGTAAGCTTGACTGGCATTTCAATAAGCGAAGGGTATTACTGTAAGGTGTTTAACATTATTAGGATCCATGGCAGATAATCCTCACTGAATTGGATTTTAACCGTCTTATCTCTGTGTGCACCCAGCTGCTGAACCAAATGGACGGCTTTGACACCCTGCACAGAGTCAAGATGATCATGGCCACCAACCGGCCTGACACCCTGGACCCCGCGCTGCTGCGTCCCGGCAGACTGGACCGAAAGATCCGTAGGTTCTTCCTCATCTCTCTGTCCATCATCACCCAGTCTGCTTCATACTTACTCATCAtattataatatatgccattaaGTAGACTTTTATCCAAAGGGACTTAGTCATGCTTCATACATTTTTCGCATGGGTGCCGCCGGGACGCGAACCCACAATCCTGACGTTGCACGGGCCATGCTgaaccaactgagccatacagtaCCTTATCCCCTTTGGGACATAGGGTCACAATGATCTCCCTCCACTTCCTTCTTTTTACAAACAGGTAGTAACACATGTAAATCTCTATGGTATGAAAAGAGTGACACGTGATTATTTCTACTGTTCCAACAGACGTTGAGCTACCCAATGAACAGGCCCGTTTGGACATCCTGAAGATCCACTCTGGCCCCATCACCAAACACGGAGAGATAGGTGTGTTGATTTGAACACAGCTGGGACATATTAGGTTTAAGTCATGTTTTAGATTTCTGGTACTGTTTCCTTTTAACAGATGTTGGCTTTTTTTCTTCTCAGATTACGAAGCGATCGTGAAGCTTTCGGATGGCTTCAACGGAGCCGATTTGAGAAACGTCTGCACTGAAGCAGGTAGCTGTCATGACTAACTCGTACATTATCAGTCTAGCTTGATGCTGTGATTTTTCTTGAATCCAACCGCATTTTGATCTGCTTAAGTCTGGTCTTTTTCTGTCTACCAGGTATGTTTGCGATCCGTACCGATCACGAGTACGTCACTCAAGAGGATTTCATGAAGGCGGTTCGCAAGGTGGCCGATTCGAAGAAGCTTGAATCCAAGCTGGACTACAAGCCCATATAAATTCCTATATCTTTATTTCTATATGTGAACGTGGGGAGGTTTGCTGTTGGGGCGTTCTCACCAGTAAAacccattttctttttttttctcaccAGTTTTTTTGCCAAGTTGTATGATGCAGAAAAGTTTCTTGGGGGAAAAGTGGATTAGGGATCTGTTCTTATCAGAGAACCATTTCTATAGAGTTGCCAAGAAGTGACCTCAGAACAGCTACAGATATGGGACATGCATACATTGTGTCTCTACCCTCTTGTAGTGTTACATTTCTGCCCAGTATTTAGGATTATATTAACGAGACAATAAATACTGTTGCCATTGAAGCGGCGGTATCTGTAAAAGCATACAAAAGGAGTATGCCATATTAAAAACTTTATCATACTGATCACTGTTATGCTGTTTTTTACCTCGATAAAGCTGTGATGCCTGGTTTGGCTTCTTTGCCAATTTCCAAAAAATTGAATTAATCATTTCTGTCCCTACAAACGATCAATGCTCAGGAGAAAAAGAAAAACAACTTAATATATGGTATATtgataataaataaaatacatctaTACATTACACATAAAAACAAATTGTAGGTTTTCCATATCTAcatacattgtttacaaacagttcAAGGAATAGTTTACACCACAACTATCAACgtgataaaataaaatgtatatgcTCACAGCCCTACAACAGTTTGAAATGTCCAATAGATGACTTTGGTGTAAAACCATATCACATCCATTCTATGATAAACACTGATTCCCATGAAACGGTACTATTATATCTGTATTGGACCAGCACCTATAGTGATAATGCACATCCTGGCCACCATACAGCTACTCTAATGACATTGACCTGCTACATCACAGTTCATTCTTCCTCCTCCATAGGGGAATTCTGGAACAGGGCAAACGACTCCAATACGAAAGCTCTGCATATGGGGCAGTGTTGGAAGCGATGGACACAGCCGTCACACACACAGGCGTGCCTGCAGGGTAGCAGAACACGGTTAACAGGTGCATTCTGACACACAACACAGTCTTTGGCTTTTCCCTCCTCTGACCACTCCTCTTCATCTTCCATTCCTGgtgtcttctcctcttcctcccttccaTGTTCTCTTTCCTGTCGTTCTGGTGGTATCTCTGTGCTAGGGGCGGGGTCAGTCGCCCCTGACAACCCCATGCTCTCAGCTGACATAAAGAGTGACTGGAGGAGACAACAGATACCATTGCATTTATGAGAATGTCAACTGCCAGCATCAGACTTGCTCTTAACAGCCAACAATTTATTCCAATATCTACAATAGCATACCACTAAGAAGAAAGCAATGTATTGGCCTGTATTCTAAGTGGAAAGCTAGTATGGATAATGGAACACAATCGAATATCAGAAGAAAGTAATGACAGGCTACTGTAATCTCACTGAGCCCTTGCCCACTCCATAGAAACATATATTCCTGTTTCAATGGGACTGGATGAATAAATGATGGATAAAGAAACAAAGCTATACCTTTAACTCATACATGTTCCCTTGTGCCGTGAGGAGGTATTGAAACAGGATCCGTGCCGACAGGCTGTATTTGTCATCTGGAACATGGACTACGGTGACACTGGCGGCCTGAGAGAGAGGAACCATGAGGGATAATGAGTGTCACATCTAGGACAAGACCCACGCAGAGAAGGTACCGTTAAACTTACTGAGCACACCTTCTACCGGGGTGTTTATTGTTTTCATATGTTTTCCTTCATTatgttcccctaaccctaccacccctctcctaattggagtaaactaatggacaacaacatttaggcttctacttccagcttacaCATGTTCAAGTGTTACCATGACAGTCATACTCACAATGTTGTATGTGTCCCTGGCTTCAGGCTCAGCCAGTGTGAGGAGAGCCACCAGGGGATAACGTTCCCGTGGCAAATGACCAAAATCAGTGATCCTCAGTTCAGCTGGCATCTCGCTGTAgtgctcctctctgtcctctccactgATACTGAGGTATTGGTTAAGGGGTGAAATACATGATGAAACTGAACATGATGAAAGACATTAATTAGCCTTGCATGTACTCCATCCATCCTCAATCTTAGTGTAACATCTAAATATCACAATGATTAAATATCATGATATATCATAATACATCAATGAAACTTGCGATATATCATAAAGGATAAATATAACATGAGAAAATAATATATTCTAGAACCTGAATATCAAATCGGACCATCACATGTACAAAACATGTACTAATAATACTAAACTAAGGAAGCAACAATGACACAGATTATCAGATTATAGCCCCTGAGAAGGATACTGGAAACTTTGGCAGTGGTGGTACTGGAAGTGCAGGGCTTCCTGGAACTGTTGTGGTGTGCTGAGCCTGCTGGGGCCATGTTGGTGGGTCTGTAGCGCCCCCTGGAGGGCATGGACACCACAACCCCAGTAACAGCTCA
This genomic interval carries:
- the LOC120019157 gene encoding 26S proteasome regulatory subunit 10B-like — encoded protein: MADTREKGLQDYRKRLLEHKEIDGRLKELREQLKEQTKQYEKSENDLKALQSVGQIVGEVLKQLTEEKFIVKATNGPRYVVGCRRQLDKSQLKPGTRVALDMTTLTIMRYLPREVDPLVYNMSHEDPGSISYSEIGGLAEQIRELREVIELPLTNPELFLRVGIIPPKGCLLYGPPGTGKTLLARAVASQMDCNFLKVVSSSIVDKYIGESARLIREMFNYARDHQPCIIFMDEIDAIGGRRFSEGTSADREIQRTLMELLNQMDGFDTLHRVKMIMATNRPDTLDPALLRPGRLDRKIHVELPNEQARLDILKIHSGPITKHGEIDYEAIVKLSDGFNGADLRNVCTEAGMFAIRTDHEYVTQEDFMKAVRKVADSKKLESKLDYKPI
- the LOC120019158 gene encoding cell growth regulator with RING finger domain protein 1-like, with the translated sequence MRVCAQDTVVTEVPAMEDTNVFFIHGFDHKSVYLSLARLKMAAVFLVMLYEYSPLFYISVISLCFVVTAAMVLGWFGFDVPVILRSSDETESVLPVPEKRMVQVTNPFALEMGTSGVASVTEGVSLRPCCLEPCVLSCYWGCGVHALQGALQTHQHGPSRLSTPQQFQEALHFQYHHCQSFHISGEDREEHYSEMPAELRITDFGHLPRERYPLVALLTLAEPEARDTYNIAASVTVVHVPDDKYSLSARILFQYLLTAQGNMYELKSLFMSAESMGLSGATDPAPSTEIPPERQEREHGREEEEKTPGMEDEEEWSEEGKAKDCVVCQNAPVNRVLLPCRHACVCDGCVHRFQHCPICRAFVLESFALFQNSPMEEEE